The Leptospira koniambonensis sequence CATTATGAACATCAGGACGATTCATTGTGATCTGGAAAATTTTGCCACCAGCAACATCATGAATATTTGTAATCAATGGAAGATCTGACATACCTAAATAAAAACCTAGATCTATAATACAGAAAGAACTTTTTTGTTTGGTGTTGACTTCTTAAATCTTACGTCTAAAATTCCATCTACCCGAGTTGAACCCGGTATGCCTCAAAAAGAAGAACTCGGAACAAACCAAACCTTAGATTTACTATCAGAACTTCTGGACACATACGTCTGGGAAACGGAAGATATAAGTCTTTGTAAGATCCCTTCTCAACTTTCTAAACGTTTAGGCTTAAAAGAATCCGAAATTTCCTTATCGTTCCTTCTAACAAAGATCCATCCCTCAGACAGAACAAAATTAGAAGTAGAAATTGCGTCTGCCAAAGAAGGACAAAATCCAGATCCATTTGAATTGAAAATAGCAGGACAGGATGGAGAGTTTTTATATTTCAAAGTTGGCATTCGATATTTAAGAACTTCTTCGGAAGTCCAAGGCAAATATATATTCTTACTCCAAGAGATCACAAAACCAAAGGCAGATAGAGAATCTCTCAGACAAAGTAACAGAAGATTAAAACTCGCAACAAAAGCAGCAAATGTAGGCATCTGGGATTTAGATCTTATCAAAAATGTATTAGTCTGGGACGAAGGAATGTACAATCTTTATGGAGTTCCTAAGGCAGAATTTTCAGGCGCTTATGAAGCCTGGGAGAAGTCACTTCATCCGGATGATAAGAGCAGAGCTATAGAAGATTTTTATAATGCAGTCGCAGGAAGAAAGGAATTTGATACTGAATTCAGGATCATCTGGCCTGATAAATCAGTTCATTATATTAAGGCAATTGCAGCAGTATTTCGCGACTCTGAAGGAAATCCGATCCAAATGATCGGAACAAATTGGGATATCACTCGTATCAAACTTGCAGACCAAGAATCTATAAAAAACCAGGAGAACCTTGTTTTAAGTGAGCTAATGTTCAGAGGAGCATTCGAGAATAATGGGATCGGAATGGCGGTAGTTTCTTCTGAAGGAAAATGGTTAAAGGTAAATAGAAAACTCTGCGAGATTTTAGGATATGCAGAAACTGAATTTTACTCTCTCACCTTCCAAGATATCACTCATCCAGAAGACCTAGAAAAAGATCTATCATACGTAAAACAGATCTTAGATAAAGAAATAGAATCTTATAAAATGGAAAAACGATACTTCAAAAAGGATGGTTCCATTATCTGGATCAACCTAAGTGTTTCTTCCGTTAGAGATAAGTTTGATAATTTCTTATATTTTGTTTCTCAGATAGAAGATATCACAGAAAAGAAAATTGCAGAACAATCATTGATCGCAATCAACTATGATATGAAGCAGATCTTGGATTCTGCAACACAGGTCGCCATCATAAAAACAGATTTACAAGGTGTGATCACGGTTTTCAGCAAAGGTGCAGAAAATTTATTCGGATATTCAGAAGAGGAATTGATTGGGAAATATACGCCGGAAATACTCCATGATAAAGAAGACACGGCCAAAAAAGGAAAAGAATTAAGCGAACTTTATAATAAAGAACTTAAAGGTTTCGATATATTCAGCGAGGTTGCTAAAAGAGAATCATATGATTCTAGGATCTGGAAATACAGGAGAAAAGATGGAACTGTTTTCCCAGCACAAATGATCATCACTACTGTCAAAGGTTATGATTCTAAAATTTCCGGATTTTTAGGAATAGGCACAGATGTATCTGGAGCTCAGGAATATTTAGAAAGACTGGAAGATACAAAACTACAGTTAGAAATTTTAGCAGATCAATTGAGCAGAAAGAATGCACAACTTCTAAACTACGCGCATATTACTTCTCATAACCTAAGAGCACCTACAAGTAATTTGATCTCCCTAGTTGAATTAGTGGAAGAGGCACAATCTGAAGAAGAAATACATTCCCTGCTAGGAAAGTTCAAGATCTCTGTGGATTATTTGCAAGAGACCTTAGATAGTTTGGTAGAAGTATTAAAAATACAAGAAGGCACCAGACGTAAAATAGAACCTGTCCGATTCGATTCAGTTTTAAAAAAGATAACTAGAATTTTAGAAGGTCAGATCCTGGAGACTTCTGCTGAGATCCGCTCAGACTTCTCCCCTTTAGAAGAATTCGAATATGATAAGGCTTATTTAGAAAGTATTCTATTAAATCTAATTTCAAATTCTATTAAGTATAGATCTTCTAGTCGTATTCCTAAGATAGAGATCCGGACAGAAATTGCAGAAGGAAAATATTTGCTTATTGTAGAAGATAACGGTTTAGGTATAGATCTGAAAAAATACCAAAACAAATTGTTCGGTTTACATAAAACATTCCATAGACATCCAGACGCAAGAGGTGTTGGGCTTTTCCTCACTAAGTCTCAGGTAGAAGCTCTCAATGGCAGGATTTATGCAGAAAGTAAATTAGATCATGGAACTAAAATGATCATAGAATTGCAGTCATTATCTCCTCTAAATTGAAAACTCACGAAAACTTACGTTTTTGTAGGAATTCCGACCTTATAGAAGGTTCTTAATTCTATTTAATTCTTAAATATCTATTTTCATCCGATTTCATTCGATTCGATCAAATTTCGATTTTTGGAATATTCTATTTATTTTTACAATTAGCTGAATCGGGTTGCTCCTTGGTCCAAAAAGATCTACACTTAAGGAATGGATAATAGAAGCCAGAAGTCGGACCAAAAGTACCGAATGAGAACCCAGCCGGGCGGCGTCGTGATTCATTCAAGAGCCCAGCCCCAGAAACCAATCAAGTATAGAACAGGAAGACCGGAAGAGGAAGAAATCGCCTCCTTTTGGGTATTTTATCTTTTCCTATTTATAGGATCGTTAATACCGATCGTAGGAGTATTCCCTGCGTTTATCCTGTTCTCTTTTGCGAAAAATAAGTTTTTCAAATTTCTACCGCTTGTTTTGAGTATATTAACCAGCAGCTACGCTCTTTATATAAGAGCTCACTCAGGTTCTGTATTCCAACAACTGAGAAATTTCGTCTATTAAGCCGAAAAAACTTAGAAGGACTTAAATTCTTCTTAAGAAAGAATCTATAGGTCCTAGGCAAATTTACCTTTCTTTAAAAGCCGGCAAAACTGGCTCTATTGACTTTATATCAATCGAAAGTTTTCACAGCGCCAATACTAAAAGATGGTATACCTGCTCTTGCATTATAGGAATAACCAGTTAAGTTCGCGTTACCCACGCTTCCCACTGCATGAGAAAGATCCCAGTCTGTTCCTTTTCCACCTTCTATGGTTTTTCTAGGAATATTATAACTTACAGCTATATCTAAACTCCAACTGTCAAATAAATAACTGAAACCTGCAGAAACAATATCAGTTAGAGAGAAAAATCCGCCAGTAGTTCCTCCCAAAGCATTACTTTTTACTAATGGAGAATTATAGGAATATCCGCCCCTCAATATCCAAGAAGGAGAAGCCTTATACTCTATTCCTAAAATTACCGCCCACTGATCTCTGAAATTCAAATGTGCATCCGCAGAGCCTGTTTTTCCTAAAGGAGTAGGAAGCCATGGATCTTCTAAGGTTTGATTGGCTTTTCTTAAATAAGAACCGTAATTGGTATATACAAAATCTAATGCGAATTTCAGATTTTCAGGCCCGAATGCAAATCCTAATACATGTTTTTCTGGCAAATCAAAAGTATAAGAAACACCTGTCTTACGATAATAGTTTGGATCGTTTGTTCCTACATTGTATCCACCATTCAAAGGAATTCCAACGTGAGATTGGTAAGCATATGCAATCCGGAAATAATCCGAAAAAGAATAATTTGCTCCGAGTATCCCACCTAAAGCGAAAGCATTTTTAGAACTTTCATAATAATAACCTTGGCCAGGGATCTCGATATTACCAGTTATATCATAATATTTTTGATTCAATTTCTGGGTTCCATAAGCAAGCTCTACACTTCCACCCAATGATAAATTACCAAACTTAACGGAGAGGCCGTTCACCAGTTTAAAAACTGCGAATGTATTAGAGTTAGATTCTTTGATCTGCTTAGAATTTCCAAGTGGCCCGGGCATATTAATATCTGCCCATTGGTTCACAGTTTCTCCAGTAGGAGTATTTCTTGTGATCTTATCTACTCCTCCTGAAGCTCCTCCTGGAACATAGAATGTAACTCCATAATTGATCGTTTCAGTCACAGGAAGTTTAAAAGCGATATAAGGACCTGGACCAACCACGTTAGTCGATTTATCATTCTCATAGACGAGTTCCGGATTCGGATCTTGGAAACGGTCCCTGTATCTGTTTTGGATAAGAGAAGCGCCCAAACCAAATTCCAATTTTTTGCCTTTAACCAAAGATAAATTAGCAGGATTTAAGGCCACATCTACCGGAGAACCTCCAAGTGCGTAACCCGCGCCAGCAAGACCTAAATATCTGGAATTGATCGCGTTGAAGTATAATCCATCAACTGCCAAAACTTCTCCGCTCCCAAAAACGAATAATAAGAATATTATAAATATCGAATACTTATTTCGGACCAAACCTCTATGCATTTCTGTTCCTCCCGAGAACCCTGAATTACAAAAGTCTCGAAAGGATTTCCATCATAACACGCAAAAAATCCAATAAAACGAAATCAAATGTACAAAAGAGATAAATATATTAAGCATAGAACCTATATAACTAAACAGTAGGATCTTAAACATACAATTAAAGCAGAATTATATTTAATATATTAAAATAATTATGGATTTTATGGAAATATACTCAAAATATATCTATTATAGCAGATTCAATTCCGTAAAAGAAATCTATCAGGAGAATACTATGGGAATCCATGAAACAAACGGAACACCTCAAATCGATCCAGGACTGGAAGATATATACCGTAATTTCCTAGATTCTATATTCAAAAAACAGAATGAAGATCCTCATCGTTATGGAGGAAGACAGGTTGCAGGGCAATTCGTCCAAGAACTATTCGATATTCTTTTTGCAGGATTTTTCTCAGATCTTAACTTTAGAGATCGAACTCAGGTAGAAGATAGTATCTCCCGTTTTCTACTAGATGCAAAGAAGAAGTTACAACCGTATCTTGTAGGGTCCAATGGTCCTGAGATCAATTGGGTTCTTTCAGAACTTAAAAAAGAATTACCCTTACTTTATGATCTAATCTGGAAGGACGCAATCGCTGCCTATGAAGGAGATCCTGCTGCAGAAAGTGTAAAAGAAGTGATACTCGCCTACTCTGGCTTTTATGCGATTGCAGTTCACAGAGTTGCACATGTATTACATCGTTTAAGAATTCCAATTTTTCCAAGAATGCTAAGTGAATATGCTCACGAAAAAACAGGGATTGATATTCATCCTGGAGCTAAGATCGGAAAATCATTTTTTATGGACCATGGAACCGGGATCGTAATCGGTGGGACTTCCGAAATTGCGGATAATGTTAAAATCTACCAAGGAGTTACTTTAGGAGCTCTTTCTGTAAGTAAAGACCTAGCAAGTATTAAAAGGCATCCTACAATTGAAGAAAATACGATTATCTATGCAGGGGCTACTATATTAGGTGGAGATACTGTGATCGGAAGAAATAGTATCATAGGAGGAAATACTTGGCTCACACAAAGTGTTCCTCCTTATTCTGTAGTGTATCAGAAAAATGAGATCCGGGTCAGGAATTCCAAAGAACTGGACAATGTGATCGATTTTTCTATTTGAAGAATATTGATCGAAGCTTGTTTTCGGATCCGACCCTCAAAGAGGGCCGGAAGTCCTTCCACCTTTCAGATCGTAAAGAGCCCGGATAAGAGCATCTATATCTTCGCAAGTATTATAAAATGCTAAAGAAGGTCTTACAGTACTTTCTAATCCGAATCTTCTTAAGATAGGTTGTGCACAGTGGTGTCCTGATCTTACTGCAATTCCTTCCTGGGCTAAATATCTTCCTACGTCTTCTGTTTTAAAACCTTCCAACACGAAAGATAATACCCCAGCCTTATCAGGTGCAGTTCCGATCATTTTCAGACCAGGAATTTTTTTAAGTTCCTTTGTCCCATATTCCAAAAGAGAATGTTCATATTCTGCAATACGGATCATTCCGAATTTATTTAGATAATCGATTGCTGCACCTAATCCTACTGCATCCGCGATATTACCAGTTCCAGCTTCGAAACGAAAAGGGGCTGGTTGATACACTGTTCTTTCGAAAGTAACATCTTGGATCATATTTCCTCCACCTTGCCAAGGAGTCATTTGGTCCAAAATTTCTTTCTTACCGAATAAAACCCCGATCCCAGTTGGAGCAAAAACCTTATGACCAGAGAATACATAAAAGTCGCAATCCAGTGCTTGCACATCCACAGGCATATGTGAGACTGCTTGGGCCCCGTCCAATAATACCTTGGCGCCTTGTTTATGTGCCAATTCTATCATTGCCCCAGCCGGAGTTACAGTTCCTAATGCATTCGAAACTTGGGTGAATGCAACTATACGAGTCTTAGGAGTTAGTAATCTTTGGTATTCGCTTAGAATGATCTGTCCTGTTTCGTCTACTGGAATTACCTTTAGTTTAGCTCCCTTCTCTGAGCATAACATCTGCCAAGGAACAATATTAGCATGATGTTCTAACCAAGAAATAAGAATCTCATCATCCTTTCCTATATTCTGTCTTCCCCAGGTTTGGGCGACTAGATTGATCGCCTCAGTAGCACCTCTAACAAATACGATCTCCTCGGTCGAAGAAGAATTTAGAAAACCCTTTACCTTCTCCCTTGCAGCCTCGTATGCGTCAGTCGCTCTTGCCGCAAGAGTATGAGCTCCCCTATGAATATTGGAATTCTCATGTTTGTAAAAGTAGGAAAGTCGATCGATTACTGCCTGAGGTTTATGAGTGGTGGCTGCATTATCCAACCAAACTAAATTTCGACCATTTACCCTCTCTTCTAAGATGGGAAAATCTTTTCTGGCATAACTCAGATCGAAATTTCCTGAAGAAATATCTACAGAAGGAACTAAACTTGGGCTAAAACTAAACGGATCAGAAATTTGGATATTCTGGGCTTGCGATTCAAAAGACCTGAATTCATCCAAAAAAGAAAATGGAGAATTCTGCCTAGGTAAACCTTGTCCGGAACCTGGGACATTCAATCCTCCAGGGAATGTAGGAACTCCAACACCGGACAATCCTAGATCAGGAACCCTTGTATATCCAGCCCCAGAACTAGAAGTCCATGAATTCACTTTAGAAGCAGATTCTGCCTGAGAGATAATTCCTTGGCTATCTGCAGGAATCTCATTTGGGATTTTGGAAGAAGAAAGAACCAATTCGTCCACGTTAGATCCACTTGAAAGAGGTCCGAAAAAATTCTTAGACCATTCTGCAATCAAGTTAGGATCTACGGGAGGTGAATCCTTCCAGGAAAATTCTCCGGGATATTCCGGAGAAAAATCATTTGTACTCATAATAATTGCCTACATCCACGTTCTCTAAAACAGCGATCGCATCGTCGGTCAGAACAGCAGCAGAGCAATAAAGAGAGATCAAATAAGAGCCGATTGCAGAACGATTGATCCCCATAAAACGAACAGATAGACCAGGAGTTTGTTCTCCAGGTAAACCTGGTTGGTATAGACCAATCACACCTTGTTTCTTTTCACCAACTCTTAAGAGTAGAATGTTGGTTGTCCCACCGGGAGCCTTAGGCGCGGTCTCTCCTCCTACTAAAAGTTTATCAGTAGGAATAATAGGAAGTCCTCTCCAAGTTAGGAACTGTGCTCCAAAAAGAGAAACTGTAGCTGGTGGAACTCCCCTGCGAGTACATTCTCTACCGAAAGCAGCAACTGCCAATGGATGAGCTAAGAAGAAAGAAGGTTCTTTCCAAACTTTAGAAATGAGTTCGTCCAGATCGTCTGGTGTAGGAGCTCCTTTTCTAGTTTGGATCCTTTGTTTTTTAGGAACATTCTTCAATAGACCATAATCTTCATTATTGATTAGCTCATTCTCTTGGCGTTCTTTCACACTCTCGATAGTTAGTCTTAGTTGTTCCTGGATCTGATCGTGAGGAGTGCTGAATAAGTCGGAAACTCTAGTATGAACATCCAGCACAGTGGATATCGCACTTAACGTATATTCTCTAGGTTTTTCTTCGTAGTCTACGAAAGTTTCAGGAAGAGGTTGTTCGTCTTTCTGTCCGCAAAGAACTTCTACCGAAGTATTGTCCTTTACTTTATTCACTCTTAACGTTCCGGACTCTAAAGGTTTCCAATCCAATAAACGAACTAACCATCGAGGAGTGATTAAATCATATTGTGCATTTGTTTTAGTTGTATTTGCAAGCTTGCGAGCTGCGTTATCTCCCAAAGAATGTTGTGGAATGCTGTTTTCAGCCATATTAAAACTCCTGATTAGCCGAATGGTTCGATCCTTTACGTTTATTTATCGTTTTAAACGAATAAAGGGATTCAGATGTCGAAATAACTCTGTTTAATATATTTTAATAGATGATAAGTATATTAAACAAATCAAATGTACTAAGAAAGATCGAAACATTCGTTCCTGTTGGTATTCGATAAGTAACAAAATTGGGAAATACTTTTTTATTCTTTTGGGAAATTAATAAAAACAGAAGAAGAATGATGAAAGAAATTATCCACAAAGAGATTTAACTTACTTACAAATCTGTATAATGTACAAGAAGGTGAAGAGTAAGATTAACTCTGATCGAAGCAGTTCATCTAAACAGAAATTTTATATGATTTATTGACTTAAAACCTTGTTTTTAGGCTTGGATAGACAAATAAAACAAAATCCTTTTCAGTCATTTCGGAGGAGACAGTCTAATAACGAACTCGGAAACTATAACCTATGAAACGTTCCATCATATCCAGAGAAGGGGTCGGACTCTCGGCCACAGTGATCCAAAGACGAGAATTATACCTTTCCAGAGTAGTTACAGATCTTCCCACACTCGTGTTCGTCAAAAAAGGGATCAAAAGCATAAAACAGAATGATCTGGAATTGGATATCAAATCGGGAGAGGCTGTTGCAATTGCAGGAGGCCAGGCATTCGACGTGATCAATCGACCGGATAATGGAGAATTTGAGGCTGCATGGATCGCATTCCATCCAAACGTGATCCGAAATTACAAACCAAATCTCCAAGATTTGAAAGAAATCGAACCAGCATTCATTTTTTCTAATATAACTTCTGGATTTTCAGATGCATTTCAACTCGCAAGAGAATCTATCACCACAGACAAAATAATCTCCGACCAGGTCGCGATCCACAAAGCGACTGAGATATTGATCTGGCTCGGAGAATATGGTAGAAAGTTTAAGATACCTTCTACTGATAATATTTCTGGGAAGGTCCGATCTTTTTTGAGTGCAAATCCTGCGAAAGACTGGTCTGCCATCGAAATTGCAGATCGTTTGGAGATGAGCGAGGCAACATTGAGAAGAAGACTTTCCTCTGAACTATCTTCTTTTTCAGAGATACTGATCGATGTCAGAATGTCATTTGCTCTTTCTCTATTGCAGGCAACAGATCGGAGTATAGGAGAGATCGCAAGAGAGGTAGGATACGATTCAGCCTCCAGATTCGCAGTCCGTTTCAGGGATAGATTCGGATATTCTCCTACAATGCTAAGAAGAGAAGCAAGTCGTGATCGGAACGGCACAATCCTTGATCGGGTCCGGACATAAGACCTCTTTTTTCGTAAATTTGGGATGCATACTTAGATTTCCGATGTTATTCTACATCGCTAAGAACTCGGAGGTTTTATGAAGAGATTCCTATCGTTTCAAAACGGTATATTACTTTGTGTTTTATTCTTTGCTGGATCCGCCTTTGCCGGTGACTTAAAAGTCACTAGCTCCGCCCTCAAAGAAGGAGGAACAATCACCAACACTCATGTGTTTTCTGGATTCGGATGTTCCGGAGAAAATAACTCTCCAGACTTACAATGGTCAGGCGCTCCTAAAGAAACAAAGTTTTTTGCTGTGACTGCTTATGATCCGGATGCTCCTACCGGAAGCGGATGGTGGCATTGGACTGTGATCAATATTCCTGCGACTGTCACTAGCCTTCCTGCAAAAGCTGGAAATGATAAAGGACCTCTTCCTGCAGGTGCAGTCCAAGGTAGAACTGATTTTGGTAAACCTGGATATGGCGGACCATGCCCACCTAAGGGAGACAAACCTCACCGTTATATATTCAAGGTATTCGCATTAAAGGATAAGATCGATTTAGATGGTGAAGCTTCTGGAGCGTTAGTCGGATTTTACATCAATTCCCTAAAACTTGCTGAAGGAAAATTGACTGCAAAATACGGAAGATAATTTTCTTCTCCGAAGTCGGGCAAGGCCGGCTTCGGATTTTTACGTTATTCGCAATTATTAGAAAAACAAAAAGAGAGTTAAAATATTATTCAGCGTTCAATAGAGTAAGAGCGATCTCTTTAGAACAATCGTATGCCTCTATATCCAAAACAAAATCGTCACCAGAAGTCATATTGGTTAGGATCTCAGTTCCACTACTTCTCAATTCACCAGTGATTAGATGATCTAATTGCATATATTCTACATTACCAATTCCGAATGTATATCCATGCTCGGTAAGTATAATCATTTTATTCGACTTCTCATTGATGCCGGCTATCCTTCCTTTCATTATTCCTCCCTAATGAAACTAGATAAAAGTGGTTATAAATATAGACGGATCTTATAAAAAATCCCTACACTATGTCTTACGATTTCAAAAAAATTCGCAAAAAATATTAAGTTAAGTGTTAAGTTGCCGACCTATGCCCATGAGTCCTTGAGTAATAGATCGACTTTTTAAGGGAATCCAAACTATTATACATTGTAGGTATGTTAGATTCAAATATTCCCCAAAAAACCTGGCCTTCCCCGGAGATCGTATCGGATCTTGCAGATATTCGTAAACATGCGCCACTTACTCATGTGCTTACTAATATAGTAGTCACAAACTGGACAGCGAATGTCCTTCTGGCAGCCGGAGCTTCTCCTGCTATGGTCATAGCGGAAGAAGAAGTTTCTGATTTCGCTACAATTGCAGGTGGAATGCTGATTAACGTTGGGACCATCAATAGCTTTGATGCCAAAGCAATGAAGTCAGCCGCAATCGCTGCTCATAGAGCTGGAACTCCTTGGGTTTTAGATCCAGTTGCAGTAGGCGCTCTTAGATACAGAACTGAAATTGCGAAAGACCTTTTACAGCATAAACCAACCGTGATTAGAGGAAACGCTTCAGAAATCTTAGCTTTAGCTGGTGCTGTAGGCGGAGGAAAAGGTGTGGATTCTACTGCTTTTTCTTCTGATGCTCTACCCCTTGCAAAAAAATTAGCGACGAGCACAGGATCTGTAATTGCTGTCAGCGGAGAAGTAGATTATATCACAGACGGAAAAGAGACAATCGCAGTTCCAGGAGGTCATATCTTAATGACCAAGGTGACTGGAGTTGGATGTTCCTTAGGAGCATTGATTGCTTCCTTCTTAGGTGTTCAAAAGGACCCATTACAAGCCGCAATTTCTGCATCTGCTATTTTTGCAATCGCAGGTTCTAAAGCCGCAGAAAAGTCTTCTGGCACAGGAACTTTTGCCGTGGCATTTTTAGACGAACTGACTAATTTAGGCGTTTAAAAAGAGAATAGGACGAGCCTAGTTAAGGCAATAATCCTATATCACTCGCCTTTCTTACTAATTCAGCTCTATTATGCACATTCAGTTTTTTGTATATATTCTTAACATGATGCTGGACTGTATATTTACTGACTTTTAGGAATTCGGCCACTCTTCCGATTGTTTTTCCTTTTACCATTTCATCCAGGATCTGTTTTTCTTTAGGAGTCAGTTTAAACTCTCCCGAATAATCCTTTTGTTTAAAACTATTTAATACACGGAAAGCGATCGTAGGAGTAATGATCGCTCCTCCTTTAAGAACCGTATCCACTACATCAGCGATATCTTTTAATTCAGATTTTAAAATATAACCGATAGCACCATTCTTTAAGGATTCATAAATTAATTCGTCCGAATTCATATTGGAGAGCATAATTTTGGATATCTCAGGATCTCTTGCAGAAATTTTCCCTGCAAGCTCTACTCCATTCATTTCAGCCAACATGATATCCAGAAAAATAATATCTAAGGCTCTACCTTTCTCGTCTTCCCAAAAAGATTCTGCGGATTCCCAATGGAACACTCCACCTATCTCAGGAATAGATTCCAAAGTTTTTAAGATCTGATCCTTAAAACTTTCGTCGTTTTCTACGATTCCTACTTTGATATCTGAATTTTTCATGATCGTATTCACACCTTTTTTATTTTACGGAAAAATTTCCGATCGGGATATTTATTTTTATTTTATATATATTTTCAACTAAGGACATCTCCACTTTTCCACCCAGGCCAGAGATCCTATAGATCAGATTTTCTGTTCCTCTTCCTGTTTTATGTTTATTCAAATGATAAGAAGATTCCACATTCATTTCTGTGATCAGATCTCCATTCTCCAAATAGAAATTCCATTTGGCCACACCTTGTCCATATTTTAGATCATTATTTGTGATCTCATTTACAATACTATAAAGTTCAATGATAGAAGTTTCCTTTCTTTCTTCTTCAAAAAATTGAAGCAGTTCTTCTTGGCATTCAAACTCCAAGTCCCTTTCCACATCTGAATATCTTCTGAGTAAGACTAAATTGATCCCTGTGATAAAATTCTCGGATAATAACCCTAAGTCTTCTATCTTCAACATCTGCTCTCTCAAAATGTGAATAGATTGATTCACTGCCTCATTGATCTTTTTGAAGATTGGTTTGTCTTCTTTGTTTTGGGAGAGCAATTCTTCTGACAAAAACTTTAGATCTGTGAGTTTTCCGCCTAAGTGGTCATGTAAGTCAATATTGATCCTCTGCCTTACATTATTTACAGCTTCTCTCTTCTCATTTTCTTGGTTCAAACGGCTTTTATGACCATCCGCCAGAGCGAGCAAATTATTGATCCTTAAGATCAACTCTTCGAAATCG is a genomic window containing:
- a CDS encoding AraC family transcriptional regulator, with the protein product MKRSIISREGVGLSATVIQRRELYLSRVVTDLPTLVFVKKGIKSIKQNDLELDIKSGEAVAIAGGQAFDVINRPDNGEFEAAWIAFHPNVIRNYKPNLQDLKEIEPAFIFSNITSGFSDAFQLARESITTDKIISDQVAIHKATEILIWLGEYGRKFKIPSTDNISGKVRSFLSANPAKDWSAIEIADRLEMSEATLRRRLSSELSSFSEILIDVRMSFALSLLQATDRSIGEIAREVGYDSASRFAVRFRDRFGYSPTMLRREASRDRNGTILDRVRT
- a CDS encoding YbhB/YbcL family Raf kinase inhibitor-like protein, which gives rise to MKRFLSFQNGILLCVLFFAGSAFAGDLKVTSSALKEGGTITNTHVFSGFGCSGENNSPDLQWSGAPKETKFFAVTAYDPDAPTGSGWWHWTVINIPATVTSLPAKAGNDKGPLPAGAVQGRTDFGKPGYGGPCPPKGDKPHRYIFKVFALKDKIDLDGEASGALVGFYINSLKLAEGKLTAKYGR
- the thiM gene encoding hydroxyethylthiazole kinase codes for the protein MLDSNIPQKTWPSPEIVSDLADIRKHAPLTHVLTNIVVTNWTANVLLAAGASPAMVIAEEEVSDFATIAGGMLINVGTINSFDAKAMKSAAIAAHRAGTPWVLDPVAVGALRYRTEIAKDLLQHKPTVIRGNASEILALAGAVGGGKGVDSTAFSSDALPLAKKLATSTGSVIAVSGEVDYITDGKETIAVPGGHILMTKVTGVGCSLGALIASFLGVQKDPLQAAISASAIFAIAGSKAAEKSSGTGTFAVAFLDELTNLGV
- a CDS encoding LuxR C-terminal-related transcriptional regulator, which translates into the protein MKNSDIKVGIVENDESFKDQILKTLESIPEIGGVFHWESAESFWEDEKGRALDIIFLDIMLAEMNGVELAGKISARDPEISKIMLSNMNSDELIYESLKNGAIGYILKSELKDIADVVDTVLKGGAIITPTIAFRVLNSFKQKDYSGEFKLTPKEKQILDEMVKGKTIGRVAEFLKVSKYTVQHHVKNIYKKLNVHNRAELVRKASDIGLLP